Genomic segment of Candidatus Deferrimicrobiaceae bacterium:
TTCGCGCACACCGTCGCGGCGGCGACTCCGTGCTGGCCCGCCCCCGTCTCGGCGATGATCCGGAGCTTTCCCATCTTTCTTGCCAGAAGGCCCTGCCCGAGCGTGTTGTTGATCTTGTGGGAGCCCGTGTGGGCAAGATCCTCGCGCTTGAGGTAGATTTTCGCCCCTTTTCCTTTTTCCGTGAGGCGGCGCGCGAAAGAGAGGGGGGTGGGCCGGCCGGCGTACTCCCGGAGGAGGCCGGTAAGTTCCGCGCGGAATTCCCTGTCCCCGACCGCGATCCGGTACTCCCTCTCCAGGTCGATGAGAGCGGTCATGAGCGTTTCCGCCACGTATCTCCCCCCGAACGGGCCGAAATGCCCCGCCCGGTCGGGCCGCCGTCTACCCGCTGATGCCCGCAATCCCGAATCCCTCCTTCGCGTTGTCGACGAACGACTTCATTTTTCCCGCGTCCTTCCTGCCGGGCGATGTCTCGACGCCGGATGCCACGTCCACCCCGAAGGGGCGCGCCGTCCGGATCGCCTCCGCCACGTTCTCCGGCGTCAGGCCCCCGGCAAGAAGCCATGGCCTGCCCGAACCGGTCGAGCCGGCTGCCCCGAACCGCACAAGAGGGCCTCCTACCGTGCGGCCGAGAACCTTCCAGTCGAGGGGCCTTCCTGTCCCCCCGTATCTTCCGGGGACGGCCGCATCGAGAAGAAAAGCGCTGCACGGGTAATCCCGAAACGCTTCGAGGGAAACCCCGCCCTCCCCGTGCACGGCCTTGATCACCGGAAACGGCATCCGGGCGGCGCTATCCGCGGGCTCCCGTCCCGACAGCTGCACCACCCGGATCCCCAGATCGCCGCATATCCCGACGATCCTCTCCGGGCTCTCGTTGACGAACACGCCCACGACGGTAGCG
This window contains:
- a CDS encoding phosphoribosylanthranilate isomerase, coding for MFRIKVCGVTSPEDAALAVEAGVDAVGINFFTESARYVDPQVAAPIVEAIGKSATVVGVFVNESPERIVGICGDLGIRVVQLSGREPADSAARMPFPVIKAVHGEGGVSLEAFRDYPCSAFLLDAAVPGRYGGTGRPLDWKVLGRTVGGPLVRFGAAGSTGSGRPWLLAGGLTPENVAEAIRTARPFGVDVASGVETSPGRKDAGKMKSFVDNAKEGFGIAGISG